One part of the Arthrobacter tumbae genome encodes these proteins:
- a CDS encoding tryptophan-rich sensory protein gives MTSDRVRQTGVTVAFVLCIIGTAIGSGALGGTQINEAAGGALSSDATLLAPAGAAFSIWSVIYAGLGAYTVYQWLPSQRTTRRQRRLGWWVAASMLLNAAWILSIQAGLLGGSVLVILVLLAVLAVLFAIFTSTKPTSTIDGIVTDGTLGLYLGWVCVAVCANITAALVAADFGGFGIPPAVWAAIVLAVVAGIGALLAFRGSGRFAIAAAISWGLAWIVVGRTLSAPESTTTAVAAGLAAVAVILTTVAVRVRRRSHPATRS, from the coding sequence ATGACTTCGGATCGGGTCCGGCAAACCGGCGTGACGGTTGCGTTTGTTCTCTGCATCATCGGCACCGCTATCGGCTCCGGCGCACTCGGCGGCACCCAGATCAACGAGGCCGCCGGTGGAGCGCTCAGTTCGGATGCCACACTCCTGGCACCTGCGGGCGCGGCGTTCAGCATCTGGAGCGTCATCTACGCAGGCCTGGGCGCATACACCGTCTACCAGTGGCTCCCCTCGCAGCGCACCACGCGCCGCCAGCGCCGCCTCGGCTGGTGGGTAGCCGCATCAATGTTGCTCAACGCAGCATGGATCCTGTCGATCCAGGCCGGCTTACTTGGCGGCAGCGTACTGGTCATTCTCGTCTTGCTCGCCGTACTTGCTGTCCTCTTCGCCATCTTCACCTCCACGAAGCCCACCTCCACAATCGACGGGATCGTCACGGACGGAACGCTTGGACTCTACCTGGGCTGGGTCTGTGTGGCGGTCTGCGCGAACATCACCGCCGCCCTCGTCGCAGCGGACTTCGGTGGCTTCGGCATCCCACCGGCAGTGTGGGCCGCAATCGTTCTCGCCGTCGTCGCCGGAATCGGTGCGCTCCTCGCATTTCGCGGCAGCGGACGCTTTGCGATCGCCGCTGCCATTAGTTGGGGTTTGGCCTGGATTGTGGTGGGGCGCACCCTCAGCGCGCCGGAATCGACGACGACGGCGGTTGCCGCAGGACTCGCGGCGGTCGCCGTCATCCTCACGACCGTTGCGGTCAGGGTCAGGCGGCGGTCACATCCCGCGACCCGCAGTTAA
- a CDS encoding Fur family transcriptional regulator, which translates to MAKATVERNEDLVRIIRAAGLKVTAPRLAVLEALQQAPHSSAEHLFLNVRPALPGTSAQAVYGVLAAFTEAGLVRRFDPPGTAALFECRVGDNHHHLLCIRCGKVTDVDCVVGAAPCLSPSDSAGFAVLSAEVTFNGICPQCRNAV; encoded by the coding sequence ATGGCAAAAGCAACCGTCGAGCGGAACGAAGACCTGGTGCGCATCATCCGCGCAGCCGGTCTGAAGGTCACTGCTCCGCGGCTTGCCGTCCTGGAGGCGCTGCAGCAGGCGCCGCATTCCAGCGCCGAGCACCTTTTCCTGAACGTCCGGCCGGCCTTGCCCGGCACGTCCGCCCAAGCGGTTTACGGAGTGCTTGCGGCCTTCACGGAGGCAGGGCTGGTCCGGCGTTTCGACCCACCGGGCACCGCTGCGCTCTTCGAATGCAGGGTGGGTGACAACCATCATCACCTGCTGTGCATCCGGTGCGGGAAGGTGACCGACGTCGACTGCGTCGTTGGTGCCGCTCCCTGCCTGAGCCCGTCTGACAGCGCCGGCTTCGCCGTTCTGTCAGCCGAAGTGACGTTCAACGGCATCTGCCCGCAGTGCCGGAACGCCGTCTGA
- a CDS encoding carbohydrate ABC transporter permease: protein MARREDLTGRALVTPTVLVVALVVLLPFLASVVFAFLDLDVIDIGPLGTGSIEFTLANFTAAVTSSGFWSALWTTLIYAAATTIGSVVVGLAVSLALRKPFRGRGIIRGLVLVPYVLPVVAAVMIWQQLLNTQYGVVNALGEQFFGWTEPISFLSTTSQDLAGIPVPVTLIVVVLFEIWKSAPLAYLFITARLLAVPRDTEEAALIDGAAPSQQLRYVLLPQLYGVLALLGVLRFIWSFQNFNDIYLLTGGAGGTQVLAVRVYEELTTQGDIGSASALGLIMMVVLSVFLLIYVRMSRKEVSQ, encoded by the coding sequence ATGGCACGCAGGGAGGACCTCACCGGTCGCGCTCTCGTGACACCCACAGTCTTAGTCGTCGCTCTCGTCGTCCTCCTGCCCTTCCTCGCCAGCGTGGTGTTCGCGTTCCTCGACCTGGATGTGATCGACATCGGCCCCCTGGGTACGGGATCAATCGAATTCACCCTGGCGAACTTCACCGCCGCGGTGACCAGCAGCGGGTTCTGGTCTGCCCTTTGGACCACCCTGATCTATGCGGCGGCCACCACCATCGGTTCCGTAGTGGTGGGGCTGGCAGTCTCCCTGGCATTGCGCAAACCATTCAGGGGTAGGGGCATAATACGCGGACTCGTACTGGTTCCGTACGTGCTCCCGGTCGTTGCCGCAGTCATGATCTGGCAACAACTGCTCAACACCCAATACGGGGTGGTGAACGCGCTGGGCGAGCAATTCTTCGGCTGGACCGAACCGATTTCCTTCCTCAGCACAACCAGCCAGGACCTCGCTGGCATCCCGGTGCCCGTCACGCTCATCGTGGTCGTACTATTCGAAATCTGGAAGTCCGCCCCGTTGGCATACCTGTTCATTACCGCCCGGCTGCTGGCGGTACCCCGTGATACTGAGGAAGCCGCGCTCATCGATGGTGCCGCACCCTCCCAGCAGCTCCGGTATGTGCTCTTACCCCAGCTCTACGGGGTGCTTGCGTTGCTCGGAGTGCTCCGCTTCATCTGGTCATTCCAGAACTTCAATGACATTTACCTGCTCACCGGCGGTGCAGGAGGAACGCAAGTACTTGCCGTGCGGGTCTATGAGGAGCTCACCACACAGGGGGACATCGGCTCCGCCTCAGCGCTCGGATTAATCATGATGGTCGTCCTATCCGTCTTCCTCCTCATCTATGTGCGAATGAGCCGAAAGGAAGTATCGCAATGA
- a CDS encoding ROK family transcriptional regulator yields the protein MQNPARYVEADFTPGSVGDIFRMIRDGSATSRSALARVTGLAPSTISLRVEQLEAAGLLAEIGPEKSTGGRRARQLTVAASYGVVAVADLGAHHVRMALADVTGTILATQEGPVDTAGGPELTARLLWENVLELTHSRGLTELDLKGTAIGLPGPIEYPSGRVILPSFMPNWHKSNLPELMSAYTQIPVLVENDANLLALGEYGAATGRQKPQHLLAVKLGTRIGCGIVSGGKLHRGAGGAAGEISHTAVNGTSTISCSCVSTNCLESVASGGALIPRLRELGFDLQSTNDVVALGSNAEPAAVKVLREAGAQIGGVLSSIVNFFNPNEVVLGGTLSSSSVLVAAIRAELFQQVLPLAADSLDIRASQNPADAGILGAINLILEELLAPARIERSVAELGTGTSKSA from the coding sequence ATGCAGAACCCCGCGCGCTATGTGGAGGCTGACTTCACGCCTGGATCCGTCGGCGACATCTTCCGCATGATTCGCGATGGTTCAGCCACTTCCAGATCAGCTCTTGCACGGGTCACAGGACTGGCTCCCTCGACCATTTCACTGCGCGTGGAGCAGCTGGAGGCCGCAGGCCTCCTAGCGGAAATCGGTCCCGAAAAATCAACTGGCGGTCGACGGGCGCGGCAATTGACGGTCGCAGCCTCCTACGGTGTAGTCGCGGTGGCCGACCTTGGTGCGCATCATGTAAGGATGGCCCTGGCAGACGTCACAGGCACCATCCTCGCCACCCAGGAAGGCCCCGTAGACACAGCCGGAGGGCCGGAGCTCACCGCGCGCCTCCTGTGGGAGAACGTGCTGGAACTTACCCATAGTCGAGGCCTAACGGAGCTGGACCTTAAGGGGACGGCGATCGGCCTACCCGGCCCGATCGAGTATCCGAGCGGGCGTGTCATCCTCCCCTCTTTCATGCCCAACTGGCACAAAAGCAACCTGCCCGAACTGATGTCCGCCTACACGCAGATCCCGGTCCTGGTGGAAAATGACGCGAATCTGCTGGCACTGGGCGAGTATGGCGCGGCGACCGGCAGGCAAAAGCCGCAGCACCTGCTGGCGGTCAAACTCGGCACACGCATAGGCTGCGGAATAGTCAGCGGCGGCAAATTGCACCGCGGCGCTGGCGGTGCCGCAGGTGAAATCAGCCACACCGCAGTCAACGGAACCTCGACTATCAGCTGCAGCTGCGTATCGACCAACTGTTTGGAGTCCGTCGCCAGCGGTGGCGCGCTCATCCCTCGGCTGCGGGAGCTCGGTTTCGACCTTCAGAGCACCAACGACGTCGTCGCGCTCGGCAGCAACGCCGAGCCGGCAGCCGTAAAGGTGCTGCGTGAAGCGGGAGCCCAAATCGGAGGAGTCCTGTCCTCGATCGTGAACTTCTTCAACCCCAATGAAGTGGTGCTGGGCGGAACACTGTCGTCCTCTTCCGTGCTCGTCGCAGCCATCCGGGCGGAACTCTTCCAACAGGTACTGCCCCTCGCCGCCGACAGTCTGGACATCCGGGCGAGCCAGAACCCCGCAGACGCCGGGATCCTCGGAGCCATAAACCTCATCCTTGAGGAACTGCTGGCACCGGCACGTATCGAACGATCTGTCGCGGAACTCGGCACCGGAACCAGCAAGTCCGCCTGA
- a CDS encoding VOC family protein — protein sequence MTGFPQILHTVLDTTDVRGLAEFYRQLLGLQYRPGDEPADESTPDDVDWLVLTDGQGNRKLAFQHVDHLERTTWPLPDVPMQMHLDLTVPDRDTLEHHHSRALSLGAELRFDRTDDPNEPLYVYADPAGHPFCIFLA from the coding sequence ATGACCGGATTCCCTCAAATACTGCACACGGTTCTCGACACAACTGACGTGCGAGGACTGGCGGAGTTCTACCGCCAGCTTCTCGGCCTCCAGTACCGGCCAGGGGACGAGCCCGCGGATGAGAGCACGCCAGATGATGTCGATTGGCTCGTTCTCACTGATGGACAGGGCAACCGCAAACTCGCTTTTCAGCACGTCGATCATTTAGAGCGGACTACATGGCCCTTGCCGGATGTGCCGATGCAGATGCACCTCGATCTGACCGTTCCTGACCGGGACACACTCGAGCATCACCATTCCAGGGCGCTGTCATTAGGGGCAGAGCTCCGCTTCGATCGCACAGACGATCCGAACGAGCCGTTATACGTTTACGCCGATCCGGCCGGTCATCCGTTTTGCATCTTCTTAGCCTGA
- a CDS encoding dihydrofolate reductase family protein has protein sequence MRNLTFAMNLSLDGYIAAPGDELGWSVSSNELFQWWSDRVGSTDLALYGRKLWETMSSHWPTADQQPDATPAQIEYAGRWRDMRKVVFSSTISTVDWNTRLVTGDAVGEITRLKADDGGPMDIGGATLAAAAMRAGLIDEYVLVTHPVLVGGGTPVFTALDNWVNLSLAEARSFPGGVILTRYETRR, from the coding sequence ATGCGCAACCTGACCTTCGCCATGAACCTGAGCTTGGACGGCTATATCGCCGCGCCGGGCGACGAACTCGGCTGGAGCGTTTCGAGCAACGAACTGTTCCAATGGTGGTCCGACCGCGTGGGCTCGACGGATTTGGCGCTATACGGGCGCAAACTGTGGGAGACGATGAGCTCACACTGGCCGACGGCGGACCAGCAGCCAGACGCAACACCGGCGCAGATTGAGTACGCGGGCCGCTGGCGGGACATGCGGAAAGTGGTGTTCTCCTCGACAATCAGCACGGTTGACTGGAACACCCGCTTGGTTACCGGCGACGCGGTTGGCGAGATCACCAGACTCAAAGCCGACGACGGCGGACCCATGGACATCGGCGGTGCCACCCTGGCCGCAGCGGCTATGCGGGCAGGGCTGATCGACGAGTACGTACTTGTCACCCATCCGGTGTTGGTGGGCGGCGGCACGCCGGTCTTCACTGCGCTGGACAACTGGGTGAACCTGAGCCTTGCAGAGGCCCGGTCGTTTCCCGGCGGTGTGATCCTGACCAGGTACGAGACCAGGCGCTGA
- a CDS encoding glycoside hydrolase family 15 protein, with amino-acid sequence MLTNTDASVPAGAPETALYAEGIVAGTDGPVLVPEGTSCRRIPGTNLLHSDGAWLDGALRPTPGVVASLRRKLQSADLPTGNGRYYDMAETALLDVMALQNPRGAIVAAASPYWRFVWPRDNAFAVVALALTGMHANMWAALRYVYSMQEADGQFEARYLPDGSGRVPDQRGRQHDGLGLTLWATWVVIQLSPQDQVDDQLPRLRSGIIAGIRAAVQVAAEEDGLPRPGQDYWELDHPEASLGLAAPLLAGLLAGADLARRVGEPALSDAAKAGATSLYRTIHPVYGRNGYQRFPSGGGFDASVAYLLPPFISAPNDSTEGSGIIDAWKRSLRALEQPNGGLRPGQEWPDPDTAWTPQTALFALTAASLNQSQTAHFLLDWLDNHRTRMGSLPEKVTAMGEPAAVAPLGMVSGLVLTALAILDGAKIPRLSPPSSGESEPVSNTRPDKEPKQR; translated from the coding sequence ATGCTGACAAACACCGACGCCTCTGTTCCGGCCGGAGCCCCTGAAACGGCGCTGTACGCTGAGGGTATTGTCGCCGGGACCGACGGGCCGGTCCTCGTTCCCGAAGGCACCTCCTGCCGCCGTATCCCGGGTACCAACTTGCTCCACTCAGACGGAGCCTGGCTCGACGGGGCACTCCGCCCAACACCTGGCGTCGTGGCATCCCTTCGAAGGAAGCTTCAATCGGCGGACCTACCCACCGGCAACGGCCGCTACTACGACATGGCCGAGACGGCGTTGTTGGACGTGATGGCGCTACAGAACCCGCGCGGCGCCATCGTGGCCGCTGCCAGTCCGTACTGGCGGTTCGTGTGGCCCAGAGATAACGCCTTCGCAGTCGTTGCGTTAGCGCTCACGGGAATGCATGCCAACATGTGGGCGGCCCTTCGCTACGTCTACTCCATGCAGGAGGCGGACGGGCAGTTCGAAGCACGCTACTTACCGGACGGGTCCGGGCGAGTCCCGGATCAGCGTGGACGGCAGCACGACGGCCTTGGACTCACCCTCTGGGCAACCTGGGTGGTCATACAGCTTTCCCCCCAAGATCAAGTCGATGACCAGCTTCCGCGGCTGAGAAGCGGTATCATCGCCGGTATTCGAGCCGCAGTACAAGTCGCCGCGGAGGAGGACGGTCTCCCGCGCCCAGGGCAGGACTACTGGGAACTGGATCATCCGGAGGCCTCGCTCGGCCTCGCGGCGCCGCTGCTGGCCGGTCTTCTCGCCGGGGCTGATCTAGCACGTCGCGTAGGTGAACCGGCATTGAGTGATGCCGCTAAAGCAGGGGCGACCAGCCTCTATCGAACAATTCATCCCGTCTACGGCCGCAACGGATACCAACGCTTCCCCTCGGGCGGTGGCTTCGATGCATCCGTGGCGTACCTCCTTCCCCCCTTCATCAGCGCGCCAAACGACTCCACTGAAGGCTCCGGCATCATCGACGCGTGGAAGCGCTCTCTACGCGCGCTTGAGCAACCCAACGGTGGCTTGCGCCCGGGACAGGAATGGCCCGACCCGGATACGGCCTGGACACCCCAAACTGCACTATTCGCTCTGACGGCCGCATCACTCAACCAAAGTCAGACTGCGCACTTCCTGCTGGACTGGCTAGACAACCACAGGACCCGCATGGGATCACTTCCCGAGAAGGTCACCGCGATGGGCGAACCGGCAGCGGTCGCGCCACTGGGCATGGTTTCCGGGCTGGTACTGACCGCGCTTGCCATCCTAGACGGGGCCAAGATCCCTCGGCTCTCGCCGCCTTCGAGCGGTGAATCTGAACCTGTTTCAAACACTCGTCCCGATAAAGAACCCAAACAAAGGTGA
- a CDS encoding class I SAM-dependent methyltransferase, with product MILPNTSQTAVAVADHYDELDPVYRHVWGDHVHHGLWATGRETPAEAVVALAETVGDRLQLTPGDECVDIGCGYGSTARQLADTQRVRVTGFTLSAEQANYAAEHPEPNVDIQVRDWLDNGLSDASAHAAWAIESSEHMVDKPRFFAEAHRVLSPDGRLVVCAWLAETDASGWKVRHLLEPICREGRLPSMGTREEYEAMAMAAGFVVTDYEDVSGRVARTWTICARRLVKALLLDRETRHLALGARNRIFVLSIPRLILAYRTGAMRYGIFTLSKADDDATPPQPGEPTL from the coding sequence GTGATCCTCCCCAATACCTCTCAGACCGCCGTGGCAGTCGCCGATCACTACGACGAGCTCGATCCGGTTTACCGGCACGTATGGGGCGATCATGTTCATCATGGGCTCTGGGCGACGGGCCGTGAGACACCCGCCGAGGCCGTCGTCGCGCTGGCCGAGACGGTCGGCGATCGGCTGCAGCTAACGCCCGGCGACGAGTGCGTCGACATCGGCTGCGGCTATGGTTCCACCGCGAGGCAGCTCGCGGACACACAGAGAGTCCGTGTCACCGGGTTCACCCTTTCCGCTGAGCAGGCCAACTACGCTGCCGAGCATCCCGAACCCAACGTGGACATTCAAGTCCGCGACTGGCTCGACAACGGGCTGAGCGACGCTTCGGCCCATGCCGCATGGGCGATCGAGTCGAGCGAGCACATGGTCGACAAGCCCCGGTTCTTCGCCGAAGCGCATCGCGTGCTGTCGCCCGACGGCCGCTTGGTCGTGTGCGCGTGGCTCGCAGAGACGGATGCGAGCGGTTGGAAGGTTCGGCACCTGCTCGAGCCGATTTGCCGCGAGGGACGCCTGCCCTCGATGGGCACTCGCGAGGAGTATGAGGCGATGGCAATGGCGGCGGGTTTCGTGGTCACTGACTATGAGGATGTCAGCGGCCGGGTTGCGCGCACCTGGACGATTTGCGCCCGTCGACTCGTGAAGGCCTTGCTCCTCGACCGCGAGACCCGGCATCTCGCCCTTGGCGCACGAAATCGAATCTTTGTTCTGAGCATTCCACGTCTGATCCTGGCCTACCGCACCGGCGCGATGCGCTATGGAATATTCACCCTGTCGAAAGCCGACGACGACGCAACGCCACCCCAGCCCGGTGAACCGACTCTGTGA
- a CDS encoding ROK family protein: MNPIRHQTPQAPAKSPKEGTGSVLAVDIGGTTIKGGIFTSTSQQILHRTRPTFESGHTPLENLLHLLHLLRREANNLGLEPQTVGIGTPGFVDSSRGIIRYAANLGWHDINLRALLQEAVALPVVIDHDARAAARAELNIRPHLQDLIVIPIGTGVAAAIITQGRIVSGYEGAAGEFGHTISVPDGEPCPCGQKGCLETYASASAILRRYRAAGGTQAHHTSEIPTLLNTDRVAAHVWADAIAALATGISNLTAVLDPQEVVISGGLARAGNNLLHPLRTAITQRLQWRRTPTISLSNMASRAGLQGAALMALDQATPPHNQSTRAPNRTQLTNERRRPTITR; encoded by the coding sequence ATGAATCCAATCCGCCACCAGACGCCTCAAGCACCCGCTAAGTCCCCGAAGGAAGGAACCGGGAGCGTCCTCGCGGTGGACATCGGCGGCACAACCATCAAAGGCGGCATATTCACCAGCACAAGCCAGCAAATCCTCCATCGCACTCGGCCTACCTTCGAATCCGGACACACCCCCTTGGAGAATCTGCTGCATCTGCTGCATCTGCTGCGTCGCGAGGCGAATAACCTTGGCTTGGAGCCACAAACCGTCGGCATCGGCACCCCCGGCTTCGTCGACTCCTCCCGCGGAATCATCCGCTACGCGGCGAACCTCGGCTGGCATGACATCAACCTGCGCGCGCTCCTCCAGGAGGCCGTCGCGCTGCCAGTGGTCATAGACCACGACGCACGGGCGGCAGCTCGGGCAGAACTGAACATCCGCCCGCACCTGCAGGATCTGATCGTCATACCCATCGGCACCGGTGTCGCCGCCGCCATCATCACACAAGGACGCATCGTGAGCGGCTATGAAGGAGCAGCCGGCGAATTCGGTCACACGATTTCCGTGCCAGATGGTGAACCGTGCCCCTGCGGACAGAAAGGGTGCCTGGAAACCTACGCATCAGCGTCCGCCATCCTCCGCCGCTACCGTGCCGCCGGCGGCACACAGGCACACCACACCTCCGAAATACCCACCCTGCTCAACACCGACAGGGTGGCCGCCCACGTATGGGCCGACGCCATCGCGGCCCTAGCCACCGGGATCAGCAATCTCACCGCCGTGCTCGACCCGCAGGAAGTCGTCATCAGTGGAGGGCTCGCCCGAGCTGGCAACAACCTGCTCCATCCGCTTCGCACAGCAATCACCCAACGTCTGCAATGGCGACGCACACCAACAATATCCCTCTCCAACATGGCCTCAAGGGCAGGACTGCAAGGAGCCGCCCTGATGGCGCTGGATCAAGCAACCCCTCCCCACAACCAATCAACTCGAGCGCCGAACCGAACGCAGCTTACAAATGAGCGCCGGCGTCCAACAATAACCCGTTAG
- a CDS encoding ABC transporter substrate-binding protein, which produces MKKSRQYGAVTLALGLAVSMGACSANNGGDEGTAQDTELTVWTPHNTPQRLAVQEQVAADFTEATGIDVNVVGLAAAEQNQSVVAGAAAGDLPDIALVGPDQVASWASQGLLNTDAAQSIVSSLDESTFSEEALNLVTVDGAYGAVPSDGWGELLYYRTDVFEQLGLDAPSTLEDVVTAAETISDSDLGMTGIVLGTQPADAMSRENLEHISLANGCHMFDGSEVALDSPQCVTALSTYQRLSEASVAGDQNVESTRAAYLAGEAAMVMWSPHLLDEIAGLDANFPVSCEQCADDPNFLASNTGVVGPLTGPDNSEGTGYGLTMNMAVLQGANEDAASQYIDFVLNEGYIDTLAMTPEGRAPVRTGTPEEPNKYLEEWKALPLGADPANQRPFNEAFSSEVADTVLDAANSFTRWGFGTENWATAGAAASQNSLVTDLNMLLDGGSPEEYAQHIAEITQTLKQENS; this is translated from the coding sequence ATGAAAAAGTCGCGTCAATACGGCGCCGTCACGCTGGCACTCGGGCTCGCCGTCAGCATGGGGGCCTGCTCCGCAAACAACGGTGGAGACGAAGGTACCGCGCAGGATACCGAGCTGACCGTCTGGACGCCGCACAACACCCCGCAGCGGCTCGCTGTCCAGGAACAAGTCGCCGCCGATTTCACGGAGGCGACCGGTATCGACGTCAACGTCGTTGGACTCGCCGCCGCGGAACAAAACCAGTCCGTAGTCGCCGGAGCCGCAGCTGGTGACCTGCCCGACATCGCACTGGTGGGCCCGGATCAGGTAGCCAGTTGGGCTTCCCAGGGCCTGCTCAACACCGATGCCGCGCAAAGCATCGTCTCCTCACTGGATGAAAGCACGTTCAGCGAGGAAGCTCTCAACCTCGTCACCGTCGACGGAGCGTACGGAGCGGTTCCATCCGACGGCTGGGGCGAACTGCTCTACTACCGCACCGACGTCTTCGAACAGCTGGGACTCGACGCCCCCTCGACGCTTGAGGACGTAGTGACCGCCGCGGAAACGATCTCCGACTCCGACCTCGGCATGACGGGCATCGTCCTTGGCACACAGCCAGCCGACGCGATGTCACGGGAAAACCTCGAACACATCAGCCTCGCCAATGGCTGCCACATGTTCGATGGTTCCGAGGTCGCGCTCGACTCGCCACAGTGCGTCACAGCCTTGTCGACGTACCAGCGACTGTCAGAAGCATCGGTTGCCGGAGACCAGAATGTCGAAAGCACCCGCGCCGCTTACCTTGCCGGGGAAGCCGCAATGGTCATGTGGTCGCCACACCTGCTCGACGAAATCGCGGGGCTGGACGCGAACTTCCCCGTGAGCTGCGAGCAATGCGCTGACGATCCCAACTTCCTGGCCTCCAACACAGGCGTGGTCGGACCGCTGACCGGACCGGACAACAGTGAAGGGACAGGTTACGGGCTGACGATGAACATGGCGGTACTCCAAGGCGCTAACGAGGACGCTGCTTCCCAGTACATCGACTTCGTCCTGAACGAGGGATACATTGACACACTCGCCATGACTCCCGAAGGTCGCGCCCCCGTCCGCACCGGCACTCCAGAGGAGCCGAACAAGTACCTGGAAGAGTGGAAGGCGCTCCCCTTGGGCGCGGACCCGGCGAACCAGCGTCCCTTCAACGAGGCATTCTCGTCAGAAGTTGCCGATACCGTGCTCGATGCCGCCAACAGTTTCACCCGGTGGGGATTCGGTACGGAGAACTGGGCGACCGCCGGCGCAGCCGCTTCGCAAAACTCCCTCGTGACGGATCTGAACATGCTGCTCGACGGAGGCTCACCCGAGGAGTACGCGCAGCACATCGCCGAAATCACCCAAACCCTCAAACAAGAAAACTCATGA
- a CDS encoding toxin-antitoxin system YwqK family antitoxin has protein sequence MAANAKKSEVIDGYTVKYHANGTTRWSKGCIENGNPVGYWEWYRIDGTVKRSGYFDAGEPVGQWTTYDKDGKPYKVTDRGHVSAKLPDQDPGPDPRSG, from the coding sequence ATGGCTGCAAACGCGAAAAAGTCTGAGGTCATCGATGGTTACACCGTCAAGTACCACGCGAACGGTACTACCCGGTGGTCGAAGGGATGCATCGAGAATGGGAATCCGGTCGGCTACTGGGAGTGGTACCGAATAGATGGCACCGTAAAGCGGTCTGGATATTTTGACGCGGGCGAGCCGGTGGGGCAATGGACCACATATGACAAAGACGGCAAGCCATACAAAGTGACTGATCGCGGCCATGTCAGTGCAAAGCTGCCAGACCAGGACCCTGGGCCGGATCCAAGAAGCGGGTAA
- a CDS encoding alpha/beta fold hydrolase — MNPQHLLVEASDGSQLAVSRWQAPGPAIVFLHAGVADRRSWTAVADALQNDGFELIAYDRRGYGDTPAATESSSFTHVEDLLTIIDNLGLERVLLVGNSMGGAVALDTALMHPDRVKGLVLIGAAVSGMTDEDTPFDWEPDDASGPLMARADDLKATDENRIRALAHLWLDGPRAAEGRVAGEARDLFNAMNRKILAVAAPDSAGSSGTDAWTRLGEVGVPVLCTWGDLDLPCDVPFYEETARRIGQGAVQVLPDVAHLPGLEKPALIAELVRERAR; from the coding sequence ATGAATCCCCAGCACCTCCTGGTCGAGGCTTCGGATGGCAGTCAGCTCGCTGTGAGCCGGTGGCAAGCCCCGGGACCTGCAATCGTCTTCTTACACGCTGGTGTAGCGGATAGACGTTCCTGGACCGCGGTCGCGGATGCCCTCCAGAATGATGGTTTCGAGCTGATCGCCTACGACAGGCGGGGTTACGGTGACACCCCGGCCGCTACCGAGTCTTCATCATTCACGCACGTTGAAGATCTGCTCACTATCATCGACAACCTGGGCCTCGAGCGAGTCCTCCTCGTTGGCAACTCGATGGGTGGGGCAGTCGCGCTCGATACTGCGCTGATGCACCCTGATCGAGTGAAGGGACTGGTACTCATCGGTGCTGCGGTGTCTGGCATGACCGACGAGGACACTCCGTTTGACTGGGAGCCGGATGACGCGTCCGGACCGCTCATGGCGCGCGCAGATGACCTAAAGGCGACAGATGAGAACAGGATTCGTGCGCTTGCTCATCTGTGGCTGGATGGGCCAAGGGCCGCGGAAGGCCGAGTCGCGGGTGAAGCCCGTGACCTCTTCAATGCTATGAACCGGAAGATTCTCGCGGTCGCTGCGCCAGACTCAGCCGGCAGCAGCGGTACTGATGCCTGGACCCGACTCGGTGAGGTGGGCGTGCCGGTGCTGTGCACCTGGGGTGATCTCGATCTGCCCTGTGATGTGCCGTTCTACGAGGAGACAGCACGCCGGATCGGGCAAGGGGCCGTACAGGTCTTACCCGACGTGGCACACCTGCCCGGCCTCGAGAAGCCCGCCCTCATCGCAGAGTTGGTGCGAGAAAGGGCGCGCTGA